The genomic region ATATAAAAATTACAATCTAGATAAAAAATATGATCCTGGATTCTAAACAAAATAACTAAATGGCTACATAGGACCTGCTTGAATGGATTATATAGTTATGCATATATTTACATCCACTTGCCTTTAAAGTTATTTTTTGTAGTTGAGTGAACCGTAATTTGGTCTTCAAGTTGAATGAATCATAAAGAATGTACTAATAAATTTAAGTTTTTAGCATATATACACCTAATTGAAGATGAGCAACTTCACAAAAGTAAAAGATACTTTAGAAAGTTTAAGTCTTTCCAATGTCTTACAATGTTATTGAATGTATAAAATCAACCAATGGTTGCCTAATTTTCCCATTAATTACATGTTTCTCATCATTTGTAAAATAGCATTATTCAATAATATTTGTAAAAATATTTTTGTTCCAAAATAAAAATTACTAATCTTAActagaaatttaattttaataaaaactaaaaataacagaaatagataataaataaaatagaaatcaATAATAGTTGAATGGTCAACCATATAGAGCCACATGGTCTCCCcattcattccattattcaaaatATCACTACTTATATAACTCTAATGGTTTCAGTTTATTATTAAAATTTGAACTACATCTTTTAGTCTTAGACAAACATGGGTCTAAGAAATAACTCCAAAATATTTGAACCCAAAGATAATATATAAATTCTCCACTCTTAAACTTATAAGCTACTTGTGAATTAAAAATGACTATTGCCATATATAAGGCCAAGAACATTAGAATCACGATAACAAAATTTGGAACAAAAATAACTTAGAAATGTGAAGAAGCGTAATAAGAAAACAAAGCTGAACTAATTACTTTTGAAAAATATGATAGCTAAAGTTACTAATTTCATAACAAAATAAAGAGGAGTGTTTTCTTCAACTTCTTAAGCTTTTCAAGGTACCAACGTTGTCTTTTTCATAAAATTCTTCACCACTTTAATGTAAACGAATGGTTTTCATAGTATTTTAAAATATACATCTAATCTATATAAATTTTTAGGAAAGTGATATTATCAATTGGGAGATTTGCGTGAATAAATGGTCCATATAATTTATAGTGCCAGTTGTTCAACTAATATATAATGCACAAATATCAAGTTTTCTGGTGTCATGTAATGCAATATTGGCCCTCAAAAACAAgtatttaatataattattataatagaTAGTTTCAAATATACCATGCCACAAAGCATATAGAATTTAGCATTAGAAAGTGGAAAACAAATATACACCTTAAGACATGTTTCTATCTTAAATTAGAATCCAAAACAATAAGAgtattgacaaaaaattctttctaAGTGATTCTTTATCAccaatttattttcaaaaatataaaatcaataaaatacatttattttattttctacaagaATAAAAAATAATGAGATCATATTTATTTAGGGAATTTTATTGCACATTTCGATACTTTACATAAGAAATGGCTGCTTGAGATAATATTATTGGCAAATTTGTGTAATACAAGCATAAGACTATTAAATGAAAATTGATCCATCTATCAAATTATAATTCAATTGCATTCCAAAAGTCCAAGCCTACCAACTCATATTCTTGAAACTttattgatattatcttctttATTATTAGACAATTAATCTTAAAAGACTTTAGTGACATGCCCATtacattttaaatataaaatactaATACTGAATATCTATAATTACAACTATTATAAGAACAATAGAGCCCCACTAACCTCCACTACTAATCCCTCTCGTAACAAATATCTTATATTTAAACCTCACCCAATAATGCAAGAACATATTATTCCATAGTAAATACTCTAAATGAAAACATAGATATAGAAACTTATTTATAATTTCTTATAGCCATATTTTAAAATAGAAGTATTATTTTGCAGATCATACAAGTCGAACTAAACTATACTAGCTGTAGATTTTCATATGAGTTGAACTAAACTATACTATCTGTAGATTTTCATATGAGCGATCGTATAAAAGGGGGAGCTTCCTTCCCCATGGCCTTTGCTAATTCTAGTTGAAATTTTTGCATGGCATGAGAGGGCAAACGGATCGGAACTACTTTTCCTTCAACTCCTTTGTTATTTTGATAAGGAATAAACCAGGTAATAATGCCTGGTATAGCTCCGACACCACCTATGGCAAGTCCACCATAAACTGCTTTCCCCCACCCAAAATCCACATCTCTAAGTCGAAGCTTGGTAAGATCAGAAACAATAAAACTCCCCACCGTAGTGAAATGCGGATGCCCCTTGACCTCCATCATGTCTATTGTCGATCGTATGTATTCATTATTAACAACTGTTCTGGCTCTGATAATTAAATTTACTGCATATGACAAGGGATTGTTTAATAACATTCCAGCTGTGGTCTTGGCACAGGCAAAGACTATTGCATTGCCATAGTAGCCACGTGGAAGGTGGGGCTCAAATATAGAGCGGATTTCTATTGGGAACATAAACCGCACCTCCTGCTCTGTTGCCATGTTGAGGGCTCTGGTTCTTAGACGCCATAGGAACCCTGATAATGCTTCAAAAGTTGAGGTTTTCATGCCGGCTTCTCTTTTCAGGTACTCAATTTCCTTTGGCCCAAAGAAGCAAGAAGCGTGGCTCAAATCATCTGCATCTATTGATatgattttttgttgaacttcttcatatTCATAGAGAGGTAAGCTTATTGAGGGTTTCAAGCGAGGCTTGAGGATTTCCCTTTTCCATACTGGTGAAATTGACAAGTCACTTGCTCCCATGGCTATTTCTCCAAGAGCTCTTAGAAATTGGGCTAGTCCCAAACCATCTGCTATGATGTGATTTGTTACCATGGCAAATATAAAGCCTTTACATATTAGTCGTGTTACCTACAAAATCATGAGAAAATTGTATCTCATATTAGTGATTTGAGAAAAAATACTATCAATTGTAATTATCAATTCAGTAATACAAAATTTAAGCACAATTCCAGCTAAAAATAAGGTTTAAGATATAATATACTCATTATCACTAAACAACTTGAGGAAGAATAGAAGTTTACATACATTTGGGTTTACCATTGTCCATGAAAGTTTTAAAATTagaaacaagattaaatgaaaagAAATAGTAGAGTCAATATGCAGGGTCAGTGAAGCTAAGTCCATTTTTTGGTCAAAAAGTagaagtgttttccttgattttcagattttgccacaattgagctgaaaatttgaagcacttagagattgaatcttgaaaaaatttagtaataCAAAATATAGCCCtgtgagtctactttccaaatatgtaatttattttaatacccacataataaaaattgactttcaaaataaatttctaaaaaccactttttaaaaatgtcggtttcaggaccataccatgcacgtgTATGACCCACACGTTTTGAcacaaataaaagttttttttcaaaCCATCTTGGAAAGTGATTTGTAACACACTcaatattgatgagcatatttttttaattttttttttaatattttattttttattatttttttattggccCTAATTATCGTTTTAAAAAATTGACAtgtacggcccacataatttgacctaaacttgtcattttttttattttttttaaatagataagAATTTTTGTATAGATTGATGACATatacttttttttcaaaaaacatttaaaaaaaaaagttattaaataaacaaaattagttgatatttcaagtttatgggcCAAATTCAGTATAAATtatatgaaaaatagagaaaataatcaaaattttaaaaaaattacatattcagAATCTACACAGTATAatgtgaaatgggttttaatttcctGAAAAAAAATCTCTAATAACAGGCATGTAAAATATTGCAAAAGTctctatttgtgctttcattgatccaagtttgaatttgcaggtccaagTCTAAGATCTGGGCATTCCATGCCTATCCTAGACCTAAAACTAAGGCAAAAGGCAAGCTATGGGATCAACTTTCAGAAAATGGGGCCCCATTTTATAAACAAGGGCCCGTTCTTCTTCTTGCCTCTTCACTGCAACTGTTCAAAAAGAATAAGGAAACTAGGGcaaaaaaagggggaaaagtgTTCTTGAAAACAGAGGCTTGTTTCTTTTACATAGCGGGCCCCCATTTTGAAAAGTATTGGGGGCTTGTTATTTTTCGCCTCAGGTCCTGTTTCATTTTGCCTTGGGGGCCCAAAGCTAAATGGGtccccattttttaaaaatgggcccccattccTAGTAGCACGTTTCCCAATGCATGGACTTCCCCCTAAGTGGGACTCATGTTCTTGCACTTACCCAGCATTTTAAATTGttcataatttaaaaatatttttaattaattaacaatATGATAATTTACTATCCAtagaaaaggaataaaatattataACGATATTTTTATACTTTATATCAAAtgaatcaaattttaaataaaaaatttaaatattcaaaataaatttaattctaataATTAGTAACAAAATAGAGTTATTATAACCATTCTGTTGATTGCAAAAAGTAGGAAGTTCTAAATGCACTCTACAAGCGATGGGTGGCAAGTTTTGGGTATAGGCGCAAGAGAGAAGGTGCAGGAGAAGGATCATATGAGTGATAAAGATTCAGGAACCTTGTAGATGTTATCTCAGAACGAGGAATATTGTGTGGGAATTCTTCTCCTATTCCCTAAAATCCATATCAAAGGTGTTTTCCTTTGTGTAGGTGGGTCCATCTTTGGGGCCcattctacatttgatatgaagGATGTCAATGCAAAGATAAAGTGTGGTGGGTCCTAGACTTCCTCAGTGGAATTAGATGGAAACAACCCTTAGAAAAGTGGGAAGGACCTTTTCAACAATGATTGTTGGGATGGGGTCTCAATTGATCATACCAACAAAGGCACATGCTTAAATATAAAGGACCAATCTTTGAACCATTTTTTACATTAGATGGAGAACTCTCTGGTGGGAAAGTTTCTAGGTAGACGTCTAGAGATTTCTTTGGTTCAAAAGTGGACAATAGCTAGGTGGTTAATGAAGGGTATTCTATTTGTTTCAACTCTTCCTAAAGTTATGTTTTGTTTCTCTTTATCTCTCAAGGAAGAAATCACTCATATTTTCTCTTCTAGGCTCTAATTCTTTGGGAAGTCGCCACTTCTTTTCTAAAACTACCATCCAAGTTTCAACCCAAAGGTTTGCCTGACAAGTGCCATTTTGACGTGGGTCTACCTCCCATGATTGCTTTTGAATTTTGGGATGAATAAATCATACTTGGTATTCCCAACTCATTTGGGCAGTTCACTTCCTCATATTTTATTACCAAACAAAGGTCTTGATTAGTGTTTGCACATTTTTTGTCTAATATTGTGCTTGCATCATTATTATCTTTGTTGATTGAATTGAAATCTTACTTGGGGTCTTGGACTTAGCTAATGGAATTTTAAAACTCGACTCCCTTTTATTTTCATTGTTCTTTGGCAGGAAATCTCTGCATTCATTGTCCCAAAGGTGATAAAAAAGGTGTATCCCACAATGTGAAAGACAAAGGGTTGATAATTATTATCTTTGTTGATTGAATTGAAATCTTACTTGGGGTCTTGGACTTAGCTAATGGAATTTTAAAACTCGAATCCCTATTTTTTTCATTGTTCTTTGGCAGGAAATCTCTGCATTCATTGTCCCAAAGGTGATAAAAAAGGTGTATCCCACAATGTGAAAGACAAAGGGTTTATAATTATTATCTTTGTTGATTGAATTGAAATCTTACTTGGGGTCTTGGACTTAGCTAATGGAATTTTAAAACTTGACTCCCTTTTTTTTTCATTGTTCTTTGGTAGGCAATCTCTGCATTCATTGTCCCAAAGGTGATAAAAAAGGTGTATCCCACAATGTGAAAGACAAAGGGTTGATAATATTTTCCTTATATGTTGGGGTGTTTGGCTCTAGTTTTAAGCCTATGGAACTAGtttgaaagaaagaagagaaaaaagtTGTAGCTCCTTTGAAGTTAGTGAGTTTTGAGTCATCACTATTGTTGGCTCTTAACTTGACCAGGGACTCCCCAGTAAATGGGGTGCTATATTGTCCTCCCAACGTCTCCTTGGAGGTAGTTATCTCTCTAAAGAATACCCTAGAGGAGGAGGTAGTTAATCTTCATGTTAGTAGAGGAGTTGAAGATAAAGCCCTGGTACTCCTTATTGTTAATATTGTTCCCTTTGTGGCTCCAAATATCCTTAAAGAGTTCTCACATCTTGTGACTGTCTCCAAGCTTTCAACTTGGCTCATCACTTCTCTTTGTGCTTGATCTCCTTCTTAATAGGATAACTAGTCCTTGGATCTAGTGATGTGGTGATCATTTCACCTCACACTCTTACAAAAGAAGATTTCACTTCTGACAAACTCGCTATTAGTTGCTTGACATAAACCTCCTCCTCATAGTCTCTTTTGAGTCCTTCCTTAAAGAATGATAGGAAGTATATAGATGTTGAGAAGGATGTCTACGAGAGAGGTGAGGAAAAATAATGCAACTAGAGATGTGGCTAATGGTAGATAAAGTACCCTGGAGGAGTTATGATCTTGAAAACAAAACACATGATTATCTTAACTTAAAACAATCATGAACTAAATGGATCCGATAAGTAGATTTTGGTTAAAAATTTAGTTAAAGAGTTGAATCCAAACATTTTTATTTGTCAAGAAATAAAAATTAGTTTTGATGCCTCCAAAAAAGGTGTGTAACTTCATTTGTCCCTATTCAAATTCCATAGCTATGAGTGTTGATGGTTGTTTAGGATGTTTGGCTACTATGAGGAAACCTAGTATTCTTAATGGGACACTTAGGAGCTAGgaaaaaataattcaaataatttCCTTTGAGGATTGTACTTATAAAGTGAAGTGGATTTCCATTAATGTCTACAAGCCTACCAACTTGgtcttcaaaataatgttttggaaTTTGCTTCTTTATTTGCCAATTTTTTAATATAACTCTAACTAGATTATAATGGTAGATTGTAATACCCTCTATATCCCTCTAAAAACTGCAAAAAATCTTGACTTCATAGACAATATGCAAGACCTTCATTAATTTTTATCTAAAGGTAAGTTGGTTGACTTAGAATTAGATTGTAAAAATTTTACTTGGTCAAACCCAAGGTAGGTGATGGTCTTATTCAAGTTGATCTTGATAGATGATTACTTTCCTCCTGTTGGGATATTTTTATCTCTTGTCATCTTTTCTCTGAGATTGATTTTGGTTCAAACCACTATCCTATTCTCTTTCACTAGGTTTTGGATAGACCTAATTTATTCTATCTTTTTCAGTTTGAACTCATGTGATCTCATCACCCCAACTTAAAAGATATGGTAGCACAATGGTGAAGAAATATTTTAAGGGCATAGGTATGTTCATATAACTTGCAAACTAAAATTATTGAAGAAGAACTTGAGAATATGGAGTCATTATTCCTTTGGTAATATTTTCACCTAGAAAAAAAGATGTGAAATCCCCACCCCAAGAATTGCAAAAGAATATGGAACATTTTGGGTCTACTCTTAACAAAATTAAGGATAAAAAGTGTCTTTTGGAAGCTCTTAACAATATTTTTGTAAAAGACAATCTCTTTTGAAAACAAAGATCCTATATCCAATTGGTGAAATAAGGTTACAATAATACTATGTTCTTACACCAATCTAGTATTAGGCAtagaaaaagaataaaattaatGATTTGATTATATTTTATGGTACTCCTCTCTAAAGAGAGGAATACATTCATAGGGAAGAAGCAAATTACTTCTTCTCTATGCTCAACTGTCCTATCTCAGGTCTAGGTGTTAATGAGATTTCAAGGAAGCTCCTCTAGGTTATCTCAAATCTTTTAATCCCTAAAGATCATAATTAAATAGAACATTGTTTTATTGATGAGTAATTCAATGTGGTGGTATTATCCTTGGTCCCATTCAAATCTAGGTCCAAATAtttttttcctcttctcttttcaagAATACTATGACATTATGGGGAAGGATGTCATATTGGCTGTAAGGGAATTTATTTCCTCAGCGAGTCTTCTCAAAGAGATCAAAAATACCTATATTGTGTTGGTTCCTAAGAAAAGTGGGGCAAACAAAATGGCAATCAAGCCTATAAGTCTCTGCAATACCTTATACATGTTCTTTTTGAACTTCTCGTTACGATTCATGAACATCAAAAAGTTTTTTTTCTTGGTCGTCATATCACTAATGTTGTTCTTGTGGTCCATGAATCTATCCATTATATGGAGACTAGAATAAAAAAAGAATATGCTCCTCAAAGTAGATATATCAAAGCCTATGACAAGGTGTCATGGCCCTTCCTTTCTAGGGTTATTCATAAATATGGTTTTGGGGATAAACTTTTAAAGATGGTGGAGGCCTTCTTCTACTCACTCATATTTTCTATTTTAGTCAAGGGTATTATCCAAGGTTAGTTTTCATCTTATAGAGGCATCATATAGGGAGACCCTTTATCACCCTACCTTACATATGGTGTGATGATGAATTTCCTTTACTATATTTTTTTGTCCATCTCCCAGTCTTTGGGAATTTCCAAAGAAAATTTTTTCCTTCCCCTACACTAGAGGCTTATCTAGCAGTGATATAATTTTCATCTAAACCTGACCACCACTACTAGGCCTACTATTAACCCCTTTTCTCCTCTCCCTAATCCCACCCTATTTGTTGAAGTTTCAGATAACCTAGAGAGAAGAGCCACAAATTCTATTCCTAAGGTCAAAGGGTTGCCTACCTAGGTTAAACCTACAAATTCAACTAAAAATAAGAAACCCTTTTCCCCTCCCATTATAGAATGCACATTTTAAGAGCTAGAGGCAGAGGAGAATGTTTTTAAGGACTCTACTTCCTCCTAGTCTATTGGGTCATAGTGGACTCTAAATAACCCTATTGATAATTTTTTCACCCCTTCTACCCCCTCAATTGGCTCCCCTTCCTCCTCCCTTGTTAGCTTCCTACAGAAATGGGATTTACCAATCCTTGCAAAAAAGGTCAATGAACTTTGTGATGCCTACAATAGATAG from Cryptomeria japonica chromosome 3, Sugi_1.0, whole genome shotgun sequence harbors:
- the LOC131036009 gene encoding benzyl alcohol O-benzoyltransferase, coding for MAGLKFKVTRQEAVLVAPSSPTPKEHLYLSNIDDQAGLRFHIPLAFFYKHSFLKEDQDPAKIIRKALEKVLVHYYPLAGRPREAAAGKLTVECTGEGVLFVEADADVTLAEFGDLHQPFPCCNELLHDILTPQTVINSPLLLIQVTRLICKGFIFAMVTNHIIADGLGLAQFLRALGEIAMGASDLSISPVWKREILKPRLKPSISLPLYEYEEVQQKIISIDADDLSHASCFFGPKEIEYLKREAGMKTSTFEALSGFLWRLRTRALNMATEQEVRFMFPIEIRSIFEPHLPRGYYGNAIVFACAKTTAGMLLNNPLSYAVNLIIRARTVVNNEYIRSTIDMMEVKGHPHFTTVGSFIVSDLTKLRLRDVDFGWGKAVYGGLAIGGVGAIPGIITWFIPYQNNKGVEGKVVPIRLPSHAMQKFQLELAKAMGKEAPPFIRSLI